ATCCTGCGCTGACGAGCATCAACGTTCCGATGGGCCGTGCGGGCCTCGTCAGCTCCGATCTGGTGTTCCAACGCGCAGCCGAGCCCGATTCCCCGGCGCGCACCATTCATCTCCCCACCCAACTCGTGGTCCGGGGCTCGTCCGGCCCCGTCCACAACCGCACTCTCGTTCCAGGAAAGGACGATTCGAAGTGAAGGTCGTCATCGCAGATTCCAACCTTCTGCCCCATCGCCGACGATTCGAGGATCGGGTCGCCCCCGGAGTCGACCTGTCTTGGCACGACAGTTTCGACATCGATGCGATCGCTGCCGACATCGCCGATGCAACCGTGTACGTCGGCGGGAAGTTCCCGGCCGCCCTGGCCGAGGCATCGCCGGAGCTGCGGTTGGTGCATGTCGCCGGAGCCGGCACCGACGGCGTGGACTTCGACGCCCTGAGTACGCACACCCTGGTGGCCAACACCTTTCACCACGAGCGTTCGATTGCCGAGTACGTTGCCGCAACGGCAGTATTGCTCCGACGCGGATTCCTCGAGCAGGACCGGCAACTGCGAGAAGACCGGTGGTCGTCTCCGGTCTACGACCGGACACTTCGGCAGTCCAGTTCGTTGGGTTCGGCTACCGTCGGATTCGTGGGCTTCGGTCACATCGGCGCTCGATCGTGGGCCTTGCTGCGGGCGTTCGGGTGCACTGGCATCGCCGTCACCGGCAGTGGATCTGTGAATGCGGCCGAGAACGGATTGGCCTGGGCTGCATCGACGGACCGCCTCTCCGATCTCATGGCCGAAGCAGACGTCGTCGTGGTGTCCGCGCCACTGAACGAGCGCACCACCGGCATGATCGGTGCCGCGGAACTCGCTTCCCTCGGACCCGACGGGGTACTGATCAACGTCGGACGTGGCCCACTGGTGCAACAGGACGCGTTGTTCGAGGCGCTGTCCACCGGATCGCTCGGCAGTGCCGCCATCGATGTCTGGTACGACTACCCGTCGCCCGATGGCATCGGTGCGCCCTCGCCGCGTCCGTTTCACACCCTGCCCAACGTCCTCATGACACCCCATTCCTCGGGCATCACCGGTGAAACCTTTCAGGGCAGGGTCGACGACATCACTGCCAACATCGGTCGACTCGCAAAGAGCGAACCCCTGACCAATGTGGTTGCGGGAGATAACTTCACCGCAGAGGTGCCGATCTCATGACCGATCGGATCATCGCCGCGGACGTGATCGTCTGCAGCCCCGCTCGCAACTACGTCACCCTCAAAGTGACCACCGCTGACGGCGTCGTCGGTTACGGCGATGCGACTTTGAACGGCCGGGAACTTGCCGTGGCGTCGTACCTACGGGATCACGTCGCTCCCTTGCTCATCGGCCGAGATCCAGCGCGCATCGAGGACACCTGGCAGTACCTCTACCGCGGTGTCTACTGGCGTCGAGGCCCGGTGACGATGGCCGCGATCGGTGCAGTCGATCTCGCGCTGTGGGACATCAAGGGAAAGACGCTGGGCCAACCCGTGTACCAGCTACTCGGCGGAGCCGTCCGAGACCGCATTCTCTCGTACACCCATGCCACCGGCTGGGACACCTCGGAACTGATCGATTCGGTCGATCGGCGTCGGGCTCAGGGCTTTCGTGCGGTGCGCGCCCAGTCCGGGGTGCCGGGACTGGATTCCGTGTACGGCGTGCACCGGGGAGCGCAGGGCTACGAACCCGCAGGGCGCGGAGCATTTCCGGTGGAGGAGGTGTGGGATACCGACGCCTACCTCAATCACGTCCCCGGAGTGCTGACAGCTGTGCGCGACCACGTGGGATCCGAACTGAAGTTGTTGCACGACGCGCACCACCGACTGACACCGCAACAGGCTGCGCGACTGGGTAAGTCGCTCGAAGACGTCGACCTGTACTGGCTCGAGGACGTCACCACCGCTGAGGACCAGAGCGCCCTGCGGCTGGTGCGTCATCACACCACCACCCCGCTCGCCATCGGTGAAGTGTTCAACACCATCTGGGACTGCCAGCAGTTGATCTCCGAGAAGCTGATCGACTTCATCCGCGTCGCCATCGCGCATGCCGGCGGCATCAGCCATGTGCGCAAGATCTTTTCGCTCGCCGAGGTGCATCAGGTGCGCTGCGGGCCCCACGGACCGTCCGACGTCTCGCCGATCACCCTCGCCGCGAGCGTGCACCTCGGAATGGCGACCCCGAACTTCGGCATTCAAGAATTCATGGGCTACGACCCGCTGGTCGACGAAGTCTTCCCGCACGCATGGTCGTTCGCCGACGGCTACCTCACCCCGGGTGATGCGCCCGGTCTCGGCGTCGACATGGACGAGTCGTTGGCGGCGAGATACCCGTACGAGCCCGCATATCTACCGGTTGCGCGTCGCCTCGACGGCTCCATGACGGATTGGTGACGAGATGATCGAACCGAGACTGTCCCGTTCGGCGCTCGCCGGTTCGGGACTCGTTCCCGTACGGCCGCACGGAACCGGAATCGTGCACCTGGGACTGGGCAACTTCCACCGCGCGCATCAAGCCGTGTACACGGCCGCGGCACTGGAGCGCGATGGTGGATCCTGGGGAATCCTGGGAGTCGCCAACAGATCTCGTACGGTCACCGATGCCATGCTCGCCCAGGACCTGCTGTACGGCGTCGTAGAGATTTCGCCGTCCGGCGCGCGAGTCGGTGTGCCCGGGGCGCACACCGGAGTCATGGTGGCGGCCCACGACCCCGCCGCCGTCGTGGCTGCCATCGCGGACCAGAACGTTCGGATCGTCACGATCACCGTCACGGAGCTCGGCTACACTTTCTCGTCCAAGACGGGCGCCCTCGATCTGGAATCAACTGCAGTGCAACAGGATCTATCACGGTCAGAGGTGCCGACCACCACGATCGGACAGCTGGCGCGGTCCCTGGCGGTACGGGCTCGAACTCACGGTGCTCCGATCACAGTGGCCAGCTGCGACAACCTGCTGGGAAACGGTGATCGCACCGCCGCTCTCGTACGCCAATTCCTCACCCGGTGCGGTGCGGACGATGTGATCGACTGGCTGGCAACGGCGGTGACGTTCCCCAATTCCATGGTCGATCGCATCGTCCCGTCCAGCAGATCGTCGTACGACGCCGAGTCCACCGCCGGATTGGGCGCTGTGGACACCATTGCCGTACCGGCGGAGCCGTTCACGATGTGGGTGATGGAGGACAAATTCGCCGCGGGGCGTCCCCAGTGGGAAGCCGGCGGTGCCGTGTTCGCCGAAGACGTCGAGCCGTACGAACTGATGAAAGTTCGGCTGCTCAACGGAACCCACTCTCTCATCGCATATCTCGGCGCACTCGACGGCTGCGCGACAATTCCGGACTCGATCGGTCGCCCTTTCGTCGAGGCTGCGGCCCGAGCAGTGCTGGTCGACGAGTATCTCCCGACCGTGCCCGTGCCGGACGGGGTGGACATCGACGACTACATCGCCCAGCTGTTCGTGCGGTGGTCCAACTCGGCTCTGGGTCACAAGACCGCGCAGGTCGGTTCCGACGGCTCGGCGAAGCTCGCGCAGAGAATTCCGACCCCAGTGCTCTACCATTTGCGCAACGGTGTTGTACCGCAATATCTCTCATTGACCTTGGCTGCGTACCTCTGCTGCATGTGCCCGCCAGACGGTTTCGACCCAGGCCGGCACGCCCGTGCGATGGCCGACCCCGCACGTGCGCGTTTGGCAGGACTTGCCGCCTCGGCAGCGTCCAGTGAGGATTTCGTCCGTTCGGTTCTCGAGCGCGGCGACATTCTCCCCATCGAGTTGACGCAGTTTCCCGAATTCATCACACGCACTGCGGAATTGGTGGATACTGTTGTTCGTCACGGTCCGATGGCCGCAGTGGTCGAAGCAGCGAGCTCATCGCTCCGCCCCGTCGTCACGGCATCCCGGACCACACTCGACTGAACCATTCTCCTTCCTTCCTTCCTTCGGCCGCGGCCGAAACTTCACCCGAGGACCATCATGGACACAACCACAGAACCGTCGGACTCTCGCCGAATCGCTCCGGCCAAGCACGATCCGTCTGCCGTACGTCGTGCAGCGTGGGCCGGTCTCATCGGCACCACACTCGAGCAGTACGACTTCGTCATCTACGGCACGGCGTCGGCGCTGATCTTCAACAAACTGTTCTTCCCCAACATCTCTCCGGCCGCGGGCATCATCGCGAGCTTCAGCGCGTATGCCGTCGGCTTCCTTGCTCGCCCCCTGGGCGGACTGTTCTTCTCCCGTTACGGCGACCGACTCGGCCGCAAGTGGGTTCTGGTCGCAACACTGATGCTGATGGGTGGCGCGACGATGGCCATCGGACTGCTGCCCACCTTCGAGCAGGTGGGGCTGCTGGCCCCGGTGTTGCTGGTGCTGTGCCGGTTCTTCCAAGGCTTCGGTGCCGGTGCGGAACAGTCGGGTGGCGCAACCCTTCTCACCGAGACTGCCGAGATAGGTAAACGCGGGAGACTCGCGGCCCTCGTCATGACCGGTGCGGCTCTCGGCACTGCGCTCGGAGCCATCGCGTGGATTCTGGCCCAATTGCTTCCCGACGATCAGTTGATGTCCTGGGGTTGGCGGATGGTCTTCCTCAGCAGCATTCTGGTCACCATTGCCGCGTTCATCATCAGACGCAAGCTCAACGAGTCCCCGGTCTTCCAAGAACTCAAGGCAGCTCAGGAGCGCCCCAAGGCACCGGTGAAGGAAGTGTTCACCAACGGCAAGCGCCCGCTGTTCATCGTCATGTTCATGACCGTCGGCATCAGTGCACAGTCCTACACCTATCAGGTGTTCATGGCCTCGTACATGAAGAACGACATCGGCGTCGATGCCACGTTCATCCCGAAGGTATTGCTCATCGGCGCGATCTGCGGCGGCATCGCGGCGTGGGGCTTCGGCTGGCTCTCGGACAAGGTGGGTCGCAAGCCGGTGTACATCGGCATCGTCAGCCTGCTCGTGGTCCTGCCCTTCCCGACCTTCATGGCATTGAACACCGGCTCGCACGTGTTGATCACAGTGGTGATGATCATCGGATTCATCCTGGCGTGCCAGGGTGCCGTCGGAGTCACCATGAGTTACTTCCCGGAGATGTTCGGAGCCCGATACCGTTACGCCGGAGTGACTTTGGGCCGTGAATTCGCATCGGTGTTCGGAGGCGGCATCGCCCCCCTGCTGTGCGCCGCTCTGATCACCGCGTTTTCCGGATCCTGGGTTCCCGTCGCCGTCTACATGATGATCATGGCGATCTCGGTGCTCGTGGCCGCGTCGTTCGCTCCGGAAACCCGAGACAGGGACCTGACCGATCCGGCCAATGCAACCGATCCCGTACTCGGCAAGGTCTGAACCACGATGACCGAAGCAATGCAGGTTCCGGAGAAGACCGTTGCCCTGATCGCTCACGCCGCCGACGATCTTCGTCTCGACACCGTGGTCGTGACACCCGCGGCACCGAACGAGGCCATCATTGCCGTCGCTTACGGCGGGATCTGCGGCTCGGATCTCCACTACTGGCAGCACGGCGCGGCAGGACAATCGGTGTTGAAAGCGCCGATGAGGTTGGGCCACGAGGCATCGGGAACGGTGGTTCGCCGGGCCGAGGACGGCAGCGGCCCCGTCGAGGGCACCACGGTGACGGTCCACCCGGCAACACCGGGCGGAACGGGCGCGAAGTATCCGGCGGATCGTCCGAACCTCTCGCCCGGGTGCCGGTACATGGGCAGCGCCGCGCAGGTACCGCACAACGACGGACTCTTCATCGGGCATGTCGCCGTCCCGACACGGATGCTCAGAGCATTGCCCAAGGGACTCGATCTGAGGATCGCAGCGTTGGCCGAGCCTGCGAGCGTCGCTTGGCACGCCGTCGAGCGCGCCGCCGACGTCTCGGGCAAGACCGTCCTCGTCGTGGGCACCGGCCCGATCGGTGCCCTCATCGTGGCGGTCGCCGCGCGGGCGGGCGCGGCACACATAGTGGCGGCCGACCTGGAGGACTACTCGCTCGAGGTGGCACGTGCGCTCGGTGCGCATCGAACGATCGATGCTCGCGACACCGCCTCGATCGCCTCGGTGGAGGCGGACGTCACGTTCGAGTGCTCGGGCAACCACCGCGGGCTGGCTTCGGCGATCGACGGCACCATGCGCGGCGGGCGAGTGGTGATGGTGGGGCTACCTCCGGCGGGGGATCAGCCGGTGCCGGTGTCGCTGGCGATCACCCGCGAGATAGACCTGGTCGGTTCGTTCCGTTTCAACGACGAGATGGACGATGTCATCGAGGCTTTGGCGGACGGCTCTCTCGACGTCGAAGCCGTCATCACTGCGGAGTATCCCGTGGCGGAGTCGCTCGACGCCTTTGCGCTGGCTGCGGACGCGTCTCGATCGAGCAAGGTCCTACTGACCTTCTGATCGAGTGTCCGGTCGTTACTCGAACTCCAGGCGCATGGATTGCGTCGTGGCCTGGAGTATCAACACGAAGCCGGTCAGCGTCACCACGATCGGTGCCCAGAGAACAACCGCGACGAATATGTCCACGTCCCGCTCCAGCACGATGAACACCGCGACGATGGATGTACCGACCAAGCACAATGCGATGTGCGCGGCCAAACGCCACTTGTCGAAGAAGAAGCCGGCCAGCATTCCCATGGGGATGAGGAACGTGCATTTCCCGAGCGTGACCTCGGGCGCGAAGTTCGCGGTGATGGTGGCTCCGAAGATCGCGAGGTCGGCAATGACGACGAAAGCGAACGCCTGCCCGAGCGTTGGCCATGGACCGAACCACCAGAACGCGCCCATGATGTACGCCGCGATCATGGACGTCCATTGCACGATCGACGGGAGCGGTGTGGTTGCGCCGTAGCCGAACGTGAGCTCGAGGGTGACCACGAGGGCCATGGACAGAGCGGCCGCCGAGACGATGCGTCTGACCACCGTGGTGATGGCGAGAGACGTCATCACCCCGACGCCCCACTGATAATGCTCGTTCGATCTGGTCGCAGCGCGAGTCATTTCGGCCCCTATCGTTCCAATCGGCAACCGATTGAAACACAGCCTCGATTGCCGAGGATCGACTTTGGCCGAGTCCTCACTCGTATCCTGTCCGTTCGCCTTTCCTGTCAGCTGGTCAGGCGTGCCAACAGTTCGGGGAGCGTCTCACCGATGTCGTGGCGGCTCGCGACGCGGTATCTTGCGGCGCTGCCGAGAGCGCGACGTCGATCCGAATCGCCGATGACGGTCGAGATTGCACCGGCGAGGGCCGCAGCGTCACCGGGTGCGACGAGAATTCCGGCACCGTCGGCGAGGAACTCGTGGGTGCCACCGTGGTCGGTTCCGATCACCGGCAGTCCGTACGACATTGCTTCGAGCACCGACAACGGACCGGCCTCCGGTGACGTACTTGCCGAGACGACCACATCCCATCTGCGCAGTGCCGATGGGGCATCGGTGTGTCCGAGGAACTCGACACGGCCCGCGAGGTCGGGTCGAGACGCTCGCTCGTGGAGTTCCGCGACGTACTCGCGGTCACCGGGGAAGCTGCCCCCTGCCAGTTCGACACGAACATCGGGGAGGGTGGCCACGGCGTCGAGCAGTATCCGATGGCCCTTCCACGGCGTGAGGAGGGCGAGTATGCCGACAACCGGCGGGGAATGCAGCTCGCCGCCGAAACGCGGTACCGGCCACGTGACTCCGTTGTGCGAGACCACGACCGGAAGGCCGGCCGCACGGAGAGGTACCGCAGTGGCTTCCGATACGGAAACCGCCACCCGAATTGCGGAGCGGGCGTAGCGAACTACCAGACGTTGCTTGAGGGACGTCATGGTGTCGTGGACCAGCCATGAGGCACCGCGGGGCGGGCGGGACAATGCGGCGACGGGGAGGGCGAAGAGCGAGTTGACGACTGTGGCCGTACCCGGCGCGCGGGCAATCGTGCGCACCGAACGTGATGCGGTGAACCACCTCGCGAACATCCGCATCGCCGCGATCCCTCTGGCCGCACCTCGTTCGCCACCGAGACCGAGTTCGCCGATGGGGATGTGTCGCGTCGTCCTGGGGACGCGATCGGCCAGTGGGCCGTTCGGACACGCGATCACAGTGTCGTGGCCGCGGCGCTCGGCCTCGTCGATCAAGTCCAGCAGGACCTTCTCGGCACCGGAGACCTGCCCGGTGTGGGCCAGGAACAGCACTGTCGATTCTTCGGTCATCTGTGGGCCCGTCTGTGCAGCGAAGGTCGTTCCGGCAGATCAATACACATCGCGGAGCAGCGCCACTGGGTCGTCACACAGTCTCCGCAGCGCTGCATCCATGACCGACACGTCGACCATCTTGCTGCAGAACGAG
The nucleotide sequence above comes from Rhodococcoides fascians A25f. Encoded proteins:
- a CDS encoding 2-hydroxyacid dehydrogenase; its protein translation is MKVVIADSNLLPHRRRFEDRVAPGVDLSWHDSFDIDAIAADIADATVYVGGKFPAALAEASPELRLVHVAGAGTDGVDFDALSTHTLVANTFHHERSIAEYVAATAVLLRRGFLEQDRQLREDRWSSPVYDRTLRQSSSLGSATVGFVGFGHIGARSWALLRAFGCTGIAVTGSGSVNAAENGLAWAASTDRLSDLMAEADVVVVSAPLNERTTGMIGAAELASLGPDGVLINVGRGPLVQQDALFEALSTGSLGSAAIDVWYDYPSPDGIGAPSPRPFHTLPNVLMTPHSSGITGETFQGRVDDITANIGRLAKSEPLTNVVAGDNFTAEVPIS
- the manD gene encoding D-mannonate dehydratase ManD, yielding MTDRIIAADVIVCSPARNYVTLKVTTADGVVGYGDATLNGRELAVASYLRDHVAPLLIGRDPARIEDTWQYLYRGVYWRRGPVTMAAIGAVDLALWDIKGKTLGQPVYQLLGGAVRDRILSYTHATGWDTSELIDSVDRRRAQGFRAVRAQSGVPGLDSVYGVHRGAQGYEPAGRGAFPVEEVWDTDAYLNHVPGVLTAVRDHVGSELKLLHDAHHRLTPQQAARLGKSLEDVDLYWLEDVTTAEDQSALRLVRHHTTTPLAIGEVFNTIWDCQQLISEKLIDFIRVAIAHAGGISHVRKIFSLAEVHQVRCGPHGPSDVSPITLAASVHLGMATPNFGIQEFMGYDPLVDEVFPHAWSFADGYLTPGDAPGLGVDMDESLAARYPYEPAYLPVARRLDGSMTDW
- a CDS encoding mannitol dehydrogenase family protein, with amino-acid sequence MIEPRLSRSALAGSGLVPVRPHGTGIVHLGLGNFHRAHQAVYTAAALERDGGSWGILGVANRSRTVTDAMLAQDLLYGVVEISPSGARVGVPGAHTGVMVAAHDPAAVVAAIADQNVRIVTITVTELGYTFSSKTGALDLESTAVQQDLSRSEVPTTTIGQLARSLAVRARTHGAPITVASCDNLLGNGDRTAALVRQFLTRCGADDVIDWLATAVTFPNSMVDRIVPSSRSSYDAESTAGLGAVDTIAVPAEPFTMWVMEDKFAAGRPQWEAGGAVFAEDVEPYELMKVRLLNGTHSLIAYLGALDGCATIPDSIGRPFVEAAARAVLVDEYLPTVPVPDGVDIDDYIAQLFVRWSNSALGHKTAQVGSDGSAKLAQRIPTPVLYHLRNGVVPQYLSLTLAAYLCCMCPPDGFDPGRHARAMADPARARLAGLAASAASSEDFVRSVLERGDILPIELTQFPEFITRTAELVDTVVRHGPMAAVVEAASSSLRPVVTASRTTLD
- a CDS encoding MFS transporter, with translation MDTTTEPSDSRRIAPAKHDPSAVRRAAWAGLIGTTLEQYDFVIYGTASALIFNKLFFPNISPAAGIIASFSAYAVGFLARPLGGLFFSRYGDRLGRKWVLVATLMLMGGATMAIGLLPTFEQVGLLAPVLLVLCRFFQGFGAGAEQSGGATLLTETAEIGKRGRLAALVMTGAALGTALGAIAWILAQLLPDDQLMSWGWRMVFLSSILVTIAAFIIRRKLNESPVFQELKAAQERPKAPVKEVFTNGKRPLFIVMFMTVGISAQSYTYQVFMASYMKNDIGVDATFIPKVLLIGAICGGIAAWGFGWLSDKVGRKPVYIGIVSLLVVLPFPTFMALNTGSHVLITVVMIIGFILACQGAVGVTMSYFPEMFGARYRYAGVTLGREFASVFGGGIAPLLCAALITAFSGSWVPVAVYMMIMAISVLVAASFAPETRDRDLTDPANATDPVLGKV
- a CDS encoding L-idonate 5-dehydrogenase, which encodes MTEAMQVPEKTVALIAHAADDLRLDTVVVTPAAPNEAIIAVAYGGICGSDLHYWQHGAAGQSVLKAPMRLGHEASGTVVRRAEDGSGPVEGTTVTVHPATPGGTGAKYPADRPNLSPGCRYMGSAAQVPHNDGLFIGHVAVPTRMLRALPKGLDLRIAALAEPASVAWHAVERAADVSGKTVLVVGTGPIGALIVAVAARAGAAHIVAADLEDYSLEVARALGAHRTIDARDTASIASVEADVTFECSGNHRGLASAIDGTMRGGRVVMVGLPPAGDQPVPVSLAITREIDLVGSFRFNDEMDDVIEALADGSLDVEAVITAEYPVAESLDAFALAADASRSSKVLLTF
- a CDS encoding glycosyltransferase family 4 protein, with protein sequence MTEESTVLFLAHTGQVSGAEKVLLDLIDEAERRGHDTVIACPNGPLADRVPRTTRHIPIGELGLGGERGAARGIAAMRMFARWFTASRSVRTIARAPGTATVVNSLFALPVAALSRPPRGASWLVHDTMTSLKQRLVVRYARSAIRVAVSVSEATAVPLRAAGLPVVVSHNGVTWPVPRFGGELHSPPVVGILALLTPWKGHRILLDAVATLPDVRVELAGGSFPGDREYVAELHERASRPDLAGRVEFLGHTDAPSALRRWDVVVSASTSPEAGPLSVLEAMSYGLPVIGTDHGGTHEFLADGAGILVAPGDAAALAGAISTVIGDSDRRRALGSAARYRVASRHDIGETLPELLARLTS